tgaaaaataaagccaaattgtggctgcgtatatgggttgctaacggtcgaccattagctgggaatgtgtttgaaataaaacaaaaaactaagcgtgagtttaagaaatgtctgcgatcgagccgttacaaagggttagaatatcctaccaataagaaagaatgggacaaagtgattaattcagctaatttaaataactcggcaaatcctaattgccccattacgccttctgcatggtctgaccactattcagttatattttccaaagtgaATTATGCAGTGCACGCGCTTTATTCGAAACTGCTTGATTCGGTACTCCCGCCTTCCCTGACTCAGGCACAAGTTATTTCCGTTTCAGTTGACGCTGTAATTGcatctgttaagaaattgaaatcaagttctcttgatattgacggtatcagtgcttgtcatctaaaaataaattgcccgtctttgtttttccatttacagttgtttttccaaatgtgcctttgttgttccctcgttcctgacagctttttgtgtggaactgccacttctgtacttaaacgaggtaagactcctttggattgttcttcttacaggcctatcacggttgcttgtaattttagtaaaatccttgaacacatcctacttcctttcataagtatgaatgctaatttcggggagaatcagtttggttttcggtctGGCATCGGGTGTCAGCACGCTCACCGTGCTCTTGCTTTCCTTCTTAAAGATGCTTCGGCTAAAGGGTATGGTCTTCATATTTGTGCTCTTGATCTTTCTAAGGCTTTCGATAGTGTTGTACATAGTCAGGCTCTTTACTCTCTTTATAGTCACGGTATtaacctttcagttatttttcttctaaagttttggtatagtaattcttatcttcgaattaaaactaatggtgccctttcatcttctaatgttcttgttcgtcggggcgtacggcagggtggagtgttatctcctagtattttcaaattttgtatctctggtattcttgagaatatttcttctatgtgttttgttggtttgagtgatatttcttaccttgcttatgctgatgacattcttctaattagccggtctaaactcagtctatcgcagatggttcataaagtttcttcttcttttactaaaatcggtctttcgcttaatgttgataaatgtgagtatctttctttcaatgttccctcttctcctaggcctctaatttttcaaaatttttctatccctcatgtagattcgatccggtggttgggtattacacttacaaaaaatcttaaaactcttcggaagcgtgctgtctgggatgctagagtgaaaatccagattggttactctaaaattgtagccaatcgagggaaatacaatcgtattgcccttggtaagcttgattctactttttccgatcattctgttctttacctttctgggctttaccctatatttaagaaaaaagatattagcgatattcgatcctcttatttccgtttctgtaaatttcttctctatcttcctctgtggtataagaatcgaaagataatcaaaaagttccatcttccgaacattactgagaagctgactgatctacacaaaaagctctcagaaacggcgtatcggcgtttgtcgcctcaccacggtctgatccgtttgtatgattaatgtctattgttgactctcgtttttttgttatttgtttttttatttgttatttgttttccgtttttcttcaagtttttactccactatttatctttttgatgtaagtgggttagaaataaatattattatatatatattatataaagaaACACAGTATGGTTGGATTACCTATAAGAGAAAACACCCCACAATGGGTACTTGGTGAACAGTTTTAGAAGACGCTGTATTTTGAATGGTCCCCCGAGAAGTATTATCCGCTGTAAACCCATTTGTTGACTCCTTTGAAAGAAGCTCAACAGACATGGgtcttgggagggggggggataaggTAAATGGTTGACCAGTAGCAGATCAGGCCGTAAGTTTATAGCGGCTTTCCGCCATGAATTTCGTCTTAAAAGTTATAGAGTAAAACTATAATATTTCAGGAGGGCCTAGTTTGTAGCCTCTCACTCTTCGCATACGACTTCTTTGGGGGATTAGATTCTTTAAACACTTTTGATTCAGGAATAAATCTATAATACTTTCgctcgttttatttatttatttttatactcgGAGGAATATCCTTTGACCATTCTTTGGGAGGATTCTCCTTTTATTCTTCTATGTACAGCTACGAATCGCATTATTGAAAGACACATATATTTGTCAAATTTCCagtattcttatttttaaatatttcagatGGCCACACGcaacattagtaaaaaaaaaataataatacctGTTTTAATGAGGCATATAGTACTCCACAGTTCACACTTGTCAAGAAGATACAGAAGTGTAGACACGTCACAGCCGAAATCTCCAAGAAGAATAAGCAGCATTTCAGATTCGGTCCGAGATCCTTTCGAGTGTGTATCTAAATCAACCTCACTGTAAGGCaataaaatgatattaaaagattaaacaattaaagataataataaaacaataaaagataaaacaataaaacaaaattaggcCGATAAACCCAATTTATCCCAATGATCAACACAATAATCAAAGCGAATATTCTAACAAGACTATGGCTATCCCTTTctcagaaaataataaaatgaagaataaacgaataaataaatgagcaagatgaaaataaagtgaaacaatattaataaatgtaaaaaggCATCAGTGCCTAGGTCCTATTATTTAGACCAATCACAACGGCTTATGAAAAGGGAATAAACTGTGATTGGTCAAAAATGATCCAGACATACGTGTTTAGCAAGGACCGCATACAAATTCTCTAAGAACAGGTCTAAGTAATATCACATCTGGCTTGGTAAACGGATGGACCGAAGACTAACGAATCCAATTATTCAAGTATTTGGCATCTGCTAGTCGCAAAAAACATAAACCTTAAGGAAATTCTGGCTTGTTCTGGaagatttgaatagatttttAATTATGAAATTCCTgagataaacatgaaaactgttttaagctcaatttttcaatttctttagaGAAAGTTTGTCAAGAAAAGAGCAGTTAAATTATTATTCGTTATAATTTAATTCATACTACTGTTAAAAATGAGGATTGGTTTTctgtttatattaataaaagcCTTTTTCCACCGTTCTAACTGTTCCTAACAACATTCTGTGAGTTTGCAAAAATGGGAccgttaacaaaaaaaaataaaaattctcaaCTAACAATTCGCGGACAATGCATTAATTTTTTAGGTATTTAAAAATGAACCAGTAAGTACAAACAAAGATTTGAAAGAGCAgatcaaaccttaaaaaaactataaaaaatgattaaaaagactGTAAGGGACAAAAAGCTTCAAATTCATGGttatttcttaaaagaaaaaattgcttgcttttttttattctttggagTTTTTGAGCATAAAATCTATGAATCATTTTCTCCAACAGCGTTTGAAATTGGTAGACCATTTAAATCATAATTGTTATTATAAAACTTTCAGCTAGCAAATCGAAAGAAAAATATGAGTGAAACTagaaatcaaatattttgtcaaaatagcgaAAACGTGCCTGTTTTAGAATTCTTACCCTGCCATCTTCATTTAATTTAGAAAGATGGCGATTAAAATCAATCAAATAAGCATAAGGAGGTTCCTAtgtctaatgaaaataaactaaaaaaggcagaCTCACCAGAGTTCTTCTGCAGCTGCTTTCAGTTTTAAGAACCCACCCTTTTTCTGAAGATCAAGGGCAACTTCCTTGAAAAGCGAGGCATTCAAATCACAtatattcatattttcattCATTCTGGTGAAACAAAATTCCCTTGCATCAACAAGTGTACACAGGAATTATTATGACCCTTCTATTCAGTTTTCCCCAAAATCGGGTTCTTTTAACACTTTGTACACAACAATAAGCTTAACAATTACTGGGATAGCTATGCTAACTGCACTTTATAGTATGTTCAAGCTTGAATTATTAGCCTTCACACAACTGTGGGTGTTTCAAGCTATCCACGTATATAATTCAAAACGGTCGCATGACACTTCACAtatattcatgacaacaagctAAAGTTACTGCGATAAATATACAAACTGCAGGCTATGCTATGTTTTGATTTGAGTCATTAGGTTCTACTGCACTTTATGCGCTTCAcactgaaaaatagaaagtgAATTAGCTTTTGAAGTACCAAAGACAGTCAAAACGAAATCTGATTTTGTGGATGCTTACAAAATCAGATATATCctcaaaaattacgaaaaatcaGGAAATTAATTCTTAATAACAAAGACCTCCATATGCAGTTGAGCAGTTTTGATAGTAGTTGTGGCTAATTTAAAATTAACCATGgataaaaaatcagcaaaaaaagctAACATATGGCATCAAACACCAGAAGAAGGTATAACTCCCCTTTGATTGTTTAGTTGTCTTTGAGAGTCAGCAGATAGccaatagtttttcttattaaatttacGATTCAACATTGCAACCCGACATGAAAGTGGTTCcgtcctaaaaacttcataattaaGAAATAACCCACAGAAAATGTTGGAAAATGGCGGCTTTCAGggatgaatagacctaagatgggtccAGGGAATCtaagatgtttttatttttgtgtcctTGGTGCTTTAAATACATTTACTTGACACGTTTTGTGCTAGATTAGTTCAATTTACAcattcttattttgtattaaattatttcGTTTGACACAAAATAGACTATATCTCCAAAACTGAGATTAAATTTTGCGGCTCAGACTATGTAGTCAAATGAACGTCAAATACTCTCAAAATTTCAGGCAAAAAACATCagccaacacctagttggtgggggcgctccGCACCCCCGAGGCGCGtcagtcgttacgcgccattgtagttgcgtccctgtgtcccacctgtgaatatggaTAGATATATACTTGTTTACAAGTATATATCTATTACAAGTAATACTTGTTGACAAGTTTATATActataaacttgcgaatatacaacattcttcgctgtcccattgcgtgtccccgtcgtcatttatatatccccctgtgccccctgacgtccccgttgtagttgtgtccctgtgtcccggtcgtcatttatattccctgtgtcccggtcgttatttgtgtcccggtgtttttttctttttagttttttaccttttttatttttttccttttttttaagtttttttctttttaggttttttctttttttagcttttttcgcgccatattagttacgcgccattgtagttgtgtccctgtgtcccacctgtgaatatagatagatatatatatatatatgtttgtaaaacttgcgaatatacaacattcttcgctgtcccattatctgtgcatataaatagattgtcaggtttaccgactcttaaacatgcaacatataattgttcatgggaaaaacaatccgtattcagatctatacctcattattataatgattgcccttgagctttgttgatggtgattgctaatcgaacattccctgtgtcccggtcgtcatttatatattccccctgtgccccccggcgcccccgttgtagttgtgtccctgtgtccgggtcttcatttatattccctgtgtcccggtcgttatttgtgtcccggtgtcccagtctgtaatttctctttgagtgtcccggtcgtcatttgtgtcccggtctgtaatttcgtcagtcgacaaacatgacgtcagtcgaaaaacaacttcatgacgacatacagctcaatccttataatgacgtcagtcgacaaacatgacatcagacgacacacaaacatgacgtcagtcaacagacacacacaaacaacttatttttatatatatagatattctaaaagaaatattttgaggCATTTTGGTGACATTTGGCCTATGAGTTCACCTTTTCAGATCACAACTTAGAGGCCTTACACTATAAAtgctagattaaaaaaaacacatacctGTGTTATGGACAGAAAATGTATAGAACTTGTTTGGTATGATGCATGTGAAGAAAAGAGAAACCAATTTTCCGCGTCACAAAGATTTTAacattattatttgatttagaaattattttattattttaatcttattgacccttattatttcaaaaattttttactttgctATCCTTTGTACTTTGAAAACATCTAAATCACTTCATTCGGCACAAAATATTGTGTATATTGAAAACTGAGATTAACTTTAaggactttttttcaaaaactttaccAACCTAGCCAGCACTGTATAACATAATGCATTTGACTATTTATTGTTAATCAAAACAGTCAACATGTTACACacatttatttataagaaaaaaatgttatgtTATTACCAGTAAACATGTAAGAGAAGTTGGATGTGAATGCAAACATAATTCAATTTGTCAGCCTCATGAAAGGCTTAACAGTCCACGTTTTCTATATCCAAACATTAAACCATACTGGAAAACTGTGTTTAACTTCACTCAGTTAAAATCAATTGCTCTTATTTTCTGTCACAAATTTATATCCTTAAAATGGAACAAATAGTAAACGGTCTTACCAAAGTCCAgctaaaaagggcaaaaatcCAGCTAAGAAGGGCAAAATTCATCTAAGAAGtgcaaaaattcaatttttcagcGTCATGAAAGGCTTAACAGTCCATATTTTATATATCCAAACATTAAACCATACTGAAAAACTGTGTTTAACTCCGCTCAGTTAATATCAATAGCTCTTATTTTCTGGCATAAATTCATATCCTTAAAATGGAACGAATAGCAAACGGTCTAATCAAAGTCCAGCTAAGAAGGGCAAAAACCCGAAACCAACACCAATAAGTGTGATCCCAAAACCCCAGAGCATTGCATAAAGCATCGGCATTTGAGATGCAGCAGTTGAATATATTGCAGCAATTATAGCACTTGTAACAGCTCCAACAGTTAAAGGATTAATAACACCCATCAACAGTATAGGCAGAAAATACCatctgaaaaaaaggagcataTTAAAATAGTGGTCATaggagaattttctttttttaaaggagaaataaaaaaagcaagtttttcaactgaaagtaaagagcaacattaaaactcacaaaaaacagaaatcatttcgtatatgaagggctTGCTCCCCTCCTCAGTATAttgctcttaacactaaagtttgaatgtttgtcccaattttgtttaagaatgactcctaaaACATAAGGGCtgcttaattagaataggaagcttttttaaaagtgctaaaagctttagaaatttttactaaaaccaatgtaaaatttgtcattttcttcagtAAGCTAGGCCAatgattcaattttaatttggataacaaagaaaaaataaatagagttTTCCAGCACTGGAACAGCATTCTTAGAGATTTGCAGCTAAGAGTATTGTGGTCTCTGGAGAGTCAAAAACCGAATATCATATGGACCAATGAATCAACATTTCAGCAACcgtgaatgaaaaaaaaaagattttagacAAAATGTTAAATACAAGTTATTAGCAAACATCATTATACTAAGTTCAAAGGGGGATAGCACATGTAAGAGGGAATCCTCCCTATAATGTGTCATTACTCCCCCAAGATTCATCCCTAAAATGGGTCATCACTCCCTTGAGATTCGTCCCTAAAAGGGTTCATCACTTCCCTGAGATTCGTTTGACTGGTATTTCTACCAGAGAGATCGAAATGTATTGGCTTAAATATACGCCTCTTCTGATTTaaccattaaatttaaaaaatcatttaaatagcctaattaattaataaaacaaaaagtcaattaaattAGCTAATTACTCTATTAAACTAagctattaaatgaaaaaataccaatatgaATTATACATAAAATACAGGGAATAATGGAAAAATCCCAAAATTCCACAACCTAACACCCTACATATGAGccaaaaaactggaaaatgatTAGCTGCACTACAAAACTTGACAGAAAAACAAttaatctttttaattaaaaaattcgtaaaaataaaaaacacataaaaataaaaactcctGAAAGCCTTTTTGAATATTATAGACACCAGATAGAgatattttaactaatatttctatttcatttctttatGGGATGAAAACATCCATAAGAATAATCAGGTCAGAATGACAAAGAGGCTAAGATAATTTGCCCAGGTTCTTTAGCCAAAGCTAAATTTTGAATTCCAAGTTGGGAACAATGTCCAAAGATTCTTTCAAACCTCGTAAGTGCCGAGGTTTGTCatgagattttgaaaatacctccCCATGCCCTCATTTGGGCTGTAGATCAATTTCAAGTCGGgaacaaaaaatagtttggaatAAATTCGATTAATTCTTTCAAACGTTATAAGTAAAGAATAAGTGGCTATGAGAGGTTGAAAGTAACTTTCAATACCTTTGTTGGGTGCGTAGAGCAATTTCTAAAGAAATTTTCCACTTTGTACAACATGTTAACAACAGTCCATAAAAAGTTAGTTTCTGGAGGGGAAGTAGACTTAAAGTCCATTTGGAGACTATTAATAggatacattttttatttaattactcaAACTGACATTATCTATAAACAACCATATTAACTTGCCAGAATACATAGAAACAACCCAGAAGCtgttgaaataaacaaaataaaaataacacaagaTCACGCAAACAGTATATAATAAACAcgcaaacaaaattaattttttctaccGTTTAAATGGGCCCGTCAGCAAGCGCTATGATAATCATCTTTAACTATTTTAGGTACCGTGATCCtatttttatatgcattttgtcaataatatataataaaatacagCTAGTCGTTCATATAGCCCTTAATAAAAACGGTCATtcttttataaaacaaataacTAAACTAATCAAGATAAAAACGTAAATATTTATTCAGAACAATTTTGAACCATGAGAATAGACTTcggaataaaaatcaaaaaaatttacactaaaaacaatttaaacaaaaaaaggaaatgtgaAGCCGTGATAACAGGTGTAAAAAAGCCAAAGACACGAGGAAGCAGAGGGAGCCAACAAAAGACAGCTCTTTTGCTAAATATATTACAGAGAGAGGAAagccactgtttttttttttttttttttttttctttttttagcctgAATCTAGTAAAGGAAGAACAACGACTAGCAATTCCTGTAGTAGTTCTTGCCCGAGATGTAggtattagaaataaaaataattagtcTAAAGATGTGCTGTAAATACAACTTTTGCTTGAAGTGATTTAGAAGAAAGTAAAGACTAAACAatagatattttcttttatacatAAGTTGTCAATCCCAAACAATTATTCCTATTTTTGGAGGGATAGTGTCGTAATTAATGTTTCTTTGACCTAGCaccttactttaaattctttttttcaagcttcaatGATGTCATCCATACTTATCTTCTTTGCTATTGGTTCTTTTCCTTATCCTTTGATTCAGTATTGCCTGTAGAAAGCCTTCTGTTATTACAGGCTAATTCTAGATAATGTTACTTACAGATATCTTCTTCAGCCACTGGAGACAAAGGGGTCATACCAGCCGTACTAAAATGTGACTTTTCTATCACAAACGGGAACTGTAAACCTCCAGTTTAACCTTTTAAATAGTGATTAATCGAGCGTCTATATCCTAATTTACATTCTATGCAAATGCCTCATCTATTTGGTGCTgtaaagcatatatatatatatatatatgaaaacaagttgtctgtctgtgggtctgtcgactgacgtcatgtttgtgtgtcgactgacgtcatgtgtgtcgactgacgtcattataaggattgagctgtatgtcgtcatgaagttgtttgtcgtctgacgtcatgtttgtcgattgacgaaattacagaccgggacaccgggacacaaatgacgacggggacactgggaatataaatgacaaccgtaacacatcatataccatttcaaaaatgaatgtattcaagccgaagtagctgagttggtaaagcgttatgttccaggtccgagaggttccaggttcgaaccttggctttagcattaatctatctatatatataaaaataagtgttCTGtagatgtgtctgtcaggtgacgtcatgtttgtgtgttgactgacgtcatgaagttagttgtcgtcaattttgttatgacggtgacgtcattaaagatatttaagacatgcgttcacgtagaaatctattaatgtttaactttaaaatgactgatgaacttacaatggcaacagccgaggaagatgctcaaagagtctatgccaaaaaacttgctgctgatagagaaagtcagaaaagaaagcgtgccgaggaatcaaaagaacagcaaggaaacaggcttgaggctgatagagaaagaaagaacagaaagcgtgccgaggaactaccagagcaacgcgaaagcagacttgctgctaaaagagaaagtgaaaaaagaaggcgtgccgaggaactaccagagcaccatgaaaccagacttgctgctaaaagagaaagtgaaaaaagaaggcgtggcGGACCTTGGGGCAAAGGGGAATTTTATACCTAAATCACATAATTTTATACCTACTTCCTACGGCTTTAGTcatggaaaaattaagatgatTTAGACATTTCTTATAGATAATAGGTTGCCGAAAATCCTGCTTCTTAGCTGTTCACCATCTGAAAAGCAGGTTTCCCACAAACAGTGTGAAATGAGTTCATAAGAAAGTATTGAAAGGAACTTGGAACTTTTTGGGATCAAcgagtgaagctttgaacagatCAGGATGGACCAGGAGAATGCGCAGCTGTATTGGACTAAGATGACATGGGTCTGCAATGTGTTGTTAGAAGAAGACGATGATTCGCCCAATAGGGAAAGCTCCACCTTATTTGAATATGCATAAGTTATTTGCGTTTTTGAGGTAAAAACggtaccttttttttctttttaatatagcAATAATCAAGGAGAGCGTAGCGCCTTAAGTTGTCATACATTAATCACTCATGTTTACCACCCCCATGGGGAAAATTCTCACATACGTAAAATAatgatctttttttagtttatagtaTTTGAGAAAATAGGGTGGGATCATTAACTTACCAGTCGGGCATTGTTGGATAACTGTCGGGTATTGTTGGATAACCAGTCGGGCATTGTTGGATAAAATGTGAACAATGCAAAAGAAAGCAGCTGTCAAGTTTTTTAATCAGTGGCCTCTCATTTCAGTCAGCGCAAAAAGTATTAAGACGGCCTTGGGGCAAGGGGCATTGTATACCCAAATCATTGAATGTTATACCTATTTCCATGGGCTATAGTCATTGAAAGATTTAAATGACTGAGCAATTTCTTGCAGACGACAGGTTGCCGAAAATTGTGCATCGTAACAGTCGATCTGGCACCAACTGAAAACAAGTTTCCCCCAAACAGTTTAGGGAATGTTTATAATAAAGTATTGaaaggaaattagaactttatgGTATCAACGAATGAAGCTTTGGACAGATTAGGATGGATCACTAGCACGTGCCACTATATTTGCCTCAGATGGCTTAGTTCAGCAATGAGTTGTTAGAAGAAGTTGATGACCAGCCCAAGAGGTAAGGGGCCTACCTTATTAGAAACTGCGTAAGCTGCTTGCGTTTTAG
This DNA window, taken from Artemia franciscana unplaced genomic scaffold, ASM3288406v1 PGA_scaffold_74, whole genome shotgun sequence, encodes the following:
- the LOC136042170 gene encoding transmembrane protein 170A-like — encoded protein: MNNQGLENGYYVSDALFGNQSKNIEDAGEMWLQVFVWNLGSSLFVYGLASLLCFIQLQNHKYGRWYFLPILLMGVINPLTVGAVTSAIIAAIYSTAASQMPMLYAMLWGFGITLIGVGFGFLPFLAGL